The Amaranthus tricolor cultivar Red isolate AtriRed21 chromosome 6, ASM2621246v1, whole genome shotgun sequence genome has a segment encoding these proteins:
- the LOC130814885 gene encoding G-type lectin S-receptor-like serine/threonine-protein kinase At1g11300, whose translation MITWVIKHSGSLSLFSKFAVLILVSISWFCLEFFSVTLANITNTRFLRDPETLVSSNGIFKVGFFSPNKSTNRYVGIWYNVSMDSDALEVVWVANRNSPLNDTSGWLMISDDGNLQLLNQENKSFWSTNVSLPTNNNSVVALLQDTGNLVLLSNNVIIWGSFEHLTDSFLPWPALTIHKDVRENPLLQSWKNASDPSSGQFKLGRLPRNLPDFFTVKDDKPYWRTGPWNGYQFLGIPSYFSVVSTGFSIIDKHDGTLQLGYSVENPSILERFVLSYDGHLVQKRWLLRSRKSEVVWRSMESECEVYEKCGQFGSCDPNNSPICSCLKGFEPRNKDQWSKGIWSSGCVRKISLKCGNTGEREDGFLVLKHVKVPDFPYWLPSQGQDDCEKMCLENCVCLAHAFYAGIGCMMWNVSLIDIQQFSANGADLFIRLAHSELEIQTKGKSDAQGSEEGSHHQGENGRRKLIITVIVISCITVLVVFLYYLWRWLNRRYAKIARKRDIKWPIANYRAGANVRQAEIEDLPLFTFEELVAATNNFSGTNKLGQGGFGPVYKGKLQDGQEVAVKRLSKASGQGQQEFMNEVVVISKLQHINLVRLLGCCVEEDEKLLVYEYMPNKSLDAFLFDHNSEIHLDWKKRFHIIKGISRGLLYLHRDSRLKIIHRDLKASNILLDDDLNPKISDFGMARIFGRKQNQANTLRVVGTYGYMSPEYAMEGLFSEKSDVFSFGVLLLEIVSSKKNSKFLEDESLSLLTYVWKLWNANDVLPLIDPKIFDPRFEVEILRCIKLGLLCVQEFPEDRPSISALVSMLDSNEVTELPSPKQPCFTLRKLCSVDEGSQSGQQQVSLNYASLTVISGR comes from the exons ATGATCACATGGGTCATTAAACACAGTGGATCCCTTAGCTTATTCTCTAAGTTCGCTGTGTTAATCCTTGTTTCAATTTCTTGGTTCTGTTTGGAGTTTTTTTCAGTAACATTAGCCAATATTACGAATACTCGATTCCTGAGGGATCCAGAAACATTAGTTTCTAGTAATGGCATATTCAAGGTTGGGTTTTTTAGCCCAAATAAATCAACCAATCGCTATGTTGGGATCTGGTATAATGTTAGTATGGATTCTGATGCATTGGAAGTAGTATGGGTAGCCAACAGAAACAGCCCTCTTAATGATACTTCAGGGTGGCTCATGATTTCAGATGATGGAAATCTTCAACTCTTAAATCAAGAAAATAAGAGTTTTTGGTCGACAAATGTATCACTTCCTACAAATAACAATTCAGTTGTTGCTTTGCTTCAAGATACTGGTAACCTTGTTTTGCTATCAAATAATGTCATCATCTGGGGAAGTTTTGAGCACCTCACTGATTCGTTCTTGCCTTGGCCGGCGCTTACCATTCATAAAGATGTGAGGGAAAATCCATTGCTGCAATCATGGAAAAATGCTTCAGATCCATCAAGTGGACAATTTAAGCTTGGTAGGCTTCCTCGTAACCTTCCTGATTTTTTTACTGTCAAGGATGATAAACCTTACTGGAGAACTGGTCCATGGAATGGTTATCAATTCCTTGGAATCCCTTCTTATTTTTCAGTAGTTTCCACTGGATTTAGCATCATAGATAAGCATGATGGAACCCTTCAGTTAGGCTATTCTGTTGAAAACCCTTCAATACTGGAGCGttttgtgttaagttacgatggGCACTTAGTTCAAAAGCGCTGGCTTCTTCGCAGTAGGAAGTCAGAAGTTGTGTGGAGATCTATGGAATCTGAGTGTGAAGTTTATGAAAAGTGTGGTCAGTTTGGAAGTTGTGATCCAAATAATTCACCTATCTGTAGTTGCTTGAAGGGATTCGAGCcgaggaacaaggatcaatggagtAAAGGAATTTGGAGTAGTGGGTGTGTTCGGAAGATATCATTGAAGTGTGGAAATACTGGAGAAAGAGAAGACGGGTTTCTAGTGTTGAAGCATGTAAAAGTACCTGATTTCCCCTATTGGTTGCCTTCGCAAGGTCAAGATGACTGTGAAAAGATGTGCTTGGAAAATTGCGTGTGTTTAGCACATGCGTTTTATGCAGGTATTGGGTGCATGATGTGGAATGTAAGCCTAATCGATATACAGCAGTTTTCTGCCAATGGTGCTGATCTTTTCATTCGTTTGGCTCATTCAGAATTGG AAATCCAAACAAAGGGGAAGTCCGATGCACAAGGGTCCGAGGAAGGGTCCCACCACCAAG GTGAAAATGGCAGACGCAAACTAATTATTACAGTAATAGTAATTTCGTGTATCACAGTGTTGGTTGTTTTTCTGTACTATCTATGGAGGTGGCTGAATCGACGATATG CAAAAATAGCTAGAAAAAGAGACATAAAATGGCCTATTGCTAACTACAGAGCTGGTGCTAACGTAAGACAAGCTGAGATCGAAGATTTACCATTGTTTACATTTGAAGAATTGGTAGCAGCAACAAACAACTTTTCGGGAACCAACAAGCTTGGCCAAGGTGGTTTCGGTCCAGTGTACAAG GGTAAGTTGCAAGATGGTCAGGAAGTAGCAGTAAAGAGACTTTCAAAAGCATCAGGACAGGGCCAACAAGAATTTATGAATGAAGTAGTTGTGATCTCAAAACTTCAACACATAAATCTTGTCCGACTTTTAGGCTGCTGTGTAGAGGAAGACGAGAAATTGTTGGTATAtgaatatatgccaaataagaGCTTGGATGCATTTCTCTTTG ATCACAATTCCGAAATACATTTAGACTGGAAGAAGCGTTTTCATATCATCAAAGGCATAAGTCGAGGTCTTCTTTACCTTCACAGAGATTCTAGATTGAAGATTATCCACAGAGATTTAAAAGCCAGCAACATATTGTTGGATGACGATCTCAATCCAAAGATATCCGACTTTGGGATGGCAAGGATATTCGGAAGGAAACAAAATCAAGCTAATACCTTACGAGTCGTTGGAACCTA TGGCTACATGTCACCAGAGTATGCGATGGAAGGCTTGTTTTCAGAAAAGTCTGATGTATTCAGCTTCGGAGTCTTGCTGCTGGAGATTGTTAGTAGCAAAAAGAACAGTAAATTTCTAGAGGATGAATCTTTGAGCCTCTTAACTTAT GTATGGAAATTATGGAATGCAAATGATGTTCTTCCACTGATTGATCCAAAAATTTTTGATCCACGTTTCGAAGTGGAGATCTTGAGGTGCATTAAATTGGGTTTACTCTGTGTTCAAGAATTTCCGGAAGATAGGCCCAGCATCTCGGCATTAGTTAGCATGCTAGACAGCAATGAAGTTACAGAACTTCCAAGTCCAAAGCAACCTTGCTTTACTCTAAGGAAATTATGTTCCGTTGATGAGGGTTCCCAAAGTGGCCAACAACAGGTTTCCTTAAACTATGCCTCTTTGACTGTAATAAGCGGCCGATAG